In the Vibrio sp. FE10 genome, ACAAGAAAGGCGGCATTGCAGCGCTCGCTATGGGGACAGCAGCAGGCGCAACAGCGGCCGTTGTTCAACCAGTAACGCTACCAGCAAAGATCGACGCAAACGCGGCGAATACTGCTGAAGAAATGCTTTATTTTTGGTACGACAAAGCTGACGCTGAGACTAAACAAAAATTCAAAGATTACGTGAACAAGTAGATCGATTTATCGCTCGTTCAAACTAAAAAAGCTGGCACATCATGGCCAGCTTTTTTGTGTCTATTTTTATGGATCAGCTTCTGTGAACAAGCGTCTGTGAATCAGTTTTTATGAATAAGCTTCTAGACATATGATCCCATGCATAGAAGCTTATTCATTAGCGTTCGCGCTAAACATGTTCGGCAGTGAACACTTCTCCATCAATTTTGATAGGCCAACCCAATAGTTCATATTCAGCAGCCAGTAAATGTGCACAACGGCTCGATACTCTGGTTCTAATCCAGTCACCTATCCCACAGACTTTGTACTCCAAAACGGCCATTTTCATAACATCTCACTCCACTTAAATTTATAAATACAGAGTGCAAGTTATAGAGATAGTGGAAGCATGTATGTTCCAAAAGGAACACAGCACTGCAGTTTACTCATAAAGTTGTACATGTTCTGTCCTCAATCATCAAACTGAGGTTTAACTGACTAAGATGATTGAAATGACTGAAATCATTAGACGATTAGGACTTTATATCTTCGACGGGGTTTCGCATCATCAAGTTCATTGGCGAAATACGCGCGTAAAGCCCTTTTACATCCGAGATGAACACTTTGCCTCTTTGAATGGTCACCAAACCTGCTTGTTCAATGCCTTTCAGTACTTCATTTAACCTCGACCTTGAGATCCCCGTAATCGTGCTCAATTGAGTCTGTGACACATTGATACTGACCGTTGCGCCCGTTACGTTGGTTTGACGAGCTGCGAGCTCTAAGAGTACATAGATGGTTTTCTGTTCTTTCTCATGAATCGATGAGAGGTAAGCCTGCATCCAAATAGATTGTGCTCTGGTTCCACAATGAAGCAGCCACTTGAAGACCATACACTGCTCTTCTGCCAGTTCTAACACCTTCTCAGCAGGAAAAAGTACCATAGTGATGGGTTCGACTTCTTCTGCGACGGCAAATAGGTTGTATTCGGCATGAATTGTCAAAGCGCCCATCCAATCGCCTTTACCTATCACACCACCAGAAAGGCTCTTCATGTT is a window encoding:
- a CDS encoding Crp/Fnr family transcriptional regulator is translated as MLEPTISEQIQWPCDLPQDLIDSLVEIAVYKTGIHSLEITQKFQNLPGVFYILSGSAGVCFSTENMKSLSGGVIGKGDWMGALTIHAEYNLFAVAEEVEPITMVLFPAEKVLELAEEQCMVFKWLLHCGTRAQSIWMQAYLSSIHEKEQKTIYVLLELAARQTNVTGATVSINVSQTQLSTITGISRSRLNEVLKGIEQAGLVTIQRGKVFISDVKGLYARISPMNLMMRNPVEDIKS